The sequence GGTCATGCCATCACGGAGCTGAAGGGGGGAGAAACACTGGAATTAAGTGGCTTCAACTGGGAGGTGATTCGTACGCCCGGCCATACGATTGACGGCATAAGCCTTTATCATGCGCCAACCAAAACCGCATTTACGGGGGATGTGGTTTTGCCGCACGCTATTGCCGATGTTGATAAGAACGCTGGGGGCAGGCTAGACCATTACCTTTATGGACTCAAGTCATTGATGAAAAGGGACATCGACATCATATTGCCCGGTCATGGCGTACCCATGGCCCTTGATGGCCATAAAGCGATTGAGCAAACGTATCAAGGCATTATGATGAAAATCCTTGAGATCGAGCCTGGATCCAAAATCTCGTGGTTGCAAGGAGCGAAGAAACTGGCTGAAAAGGGGCTTCTAGAAGAGGTGCTATATTGCTGCGATCAGGAACTGGCCCACAGGCCGGATGACTCAGAGGCCTTGCAATTGATGGCTTCCTGTCTTAGTGACCTTGGGCGCTGTGAGGAAAGTATTGAGGTTTTTGATAGAATTCTGGCGCAACAACCCAACAATGCCCATGCTCTTCTCGGCAAGGGGCATGCTTTACTGGGCCTGGGGAAACACGAGGAAAGCCTGAGGTATTTTGATGATGTCCTCGGAATGGATCCTAACGTGAAGGAAGCACATATATACAAAGGTATGGCTCTGTATTTATCAGGCAGATATGATGAGGCTATGGACATTGAATTCTTCCGAGACGAGTTTGTGGGGAGATTCAGGGAGCAGATTTCCACATTACAGGAGAAAGAAAAGCAAGGTTAGACCTATCTCAAGAAGCTAGTCAATAATCCAGATTAAAATATTTTTTGATATAGCCCTGCTGCTAGCATCATGGT is a genomic window of Deltaproteobacteria bacterium containing:
- a CDS encoding MBL fold metallo-hydrolase, which translates into the protein MSKEVKERDKIELQREQLLSQEDESEPEEKPDHPGWLALGEILKNRHPVFAKSMFMIGYHFSSNIYVLAGDYLTIVDPGNDYTAFLQFFPLGFKPTDIKKIVLTHGHRDHSMGTFELLRYPSIMERKDLEFIIHEAGPIEFKEMIRQTGHAITELKGGETLELSGFNWEVIRTPGHTIDGISLYHAPTKTAFTGDVVLPHAIADVDKNAGGRLDHYLYGLKSLMKRDIDIILPGHGVPMALDGHKAIEQTYQGIMMKILEIEPGSKISWLQGAKKLAEKGLLEEVLYCCDQELAHRPDDSEALQLMASCLSDLGRCEESIEVFDRILAQQPNNAHALLGKGHALLGLGKHEESLRYFDDVLGMDPNVKEAHIYKGMALYLSGRYDEAMDIEFFRDEFVGRFREQISTLQEKEKQG